A single Dunckerocampus dactyliophorus isolate RoL2022-P2 chromosome 2, RoL_Ddac_1.1, whole genome shotgun sequence DNA region contains:
- the atp2a1l gene encoding ATPase sarcoplasmic/endoplasmic reticulum Ca2+ transporting 1, like — MENAHTKTPAECLAYFSVNENTGLSPDQFKKSLDKYGYNELPAEEGKSIWELIIEQFEDLLVRILLLAACISFVLAWFEEGEETITAFVEPFVILLILIANAVVGVWQERNAEDAIEALKEYEPEMGKVYRSDRKSVQRIKAREIVPGDIVEVSVGDKVPADIRIVSIKSTTLRVDQSILTGESVSVIKHTESVPDPRAVNQDKKNMLFSGTNIAAGKAIGVAIATGVSTEIGKIRDQMAATEQEKTPLQAKLDEFGEQLSKVISLICVAVWAINIGHFNDPVHGGSWIRGAVYYFKIAVALAVAAIPEGLPAVITTCLALGTRRMAKKNAIVRSLPSVETLGCTSVICSDKTGTLTTNQMCVTKMFIVKNVEGSHVDLDAFDISGSKYTPEGEVSQSGARTNCSSYDGLVELATICALCNDSSLDYNEAKKIYEKVGEATETALSCLVEKMNVFNTNVKNLSRIERANACCSVVKQLMKKNFTLEFSRDRKSMSVYCTPTKGDGGAKMFIKGAPEGVIERCTYVRVGTTRVPLTNAIKEKIMAVIRDWGTGRDTLRCLALATRDTPLKPEEMNLEDSTKFADYETDLTFVGCVGMLDPPRKEVTGSIELCKAAGIRVIMITGDNKGTAIAICRRIGIFKEDEDVADKAYTGREFDDLPSHEQSEAVRRACCFARVEPSHKSKIVEFLQGYDDITAMTGDGVNDAPALKKAEIGIAMGSGTAVAKSASEMVLADDNFSSIVAAVEEGRAIYNNMKQFIRYLISSNVGEVVCIFLTAALGLPEALIPVQLLWVNLVTDGLPATALGFNPPDLDIMGKPPRSPKEPLISGWLFFRYMAIGGYVGAATVGGAAWWFLYDPTGPMVTYHQLSHFMQCHDENEDFTGIECEIFEAAPPMTMALSVLVTIEMCNALNSLSENQSLIRMPPWSNFWLLSAMTLSMSLHFMIIYVDPLPMIFKLTHLTVEQWMVVLKLSFPVILIDEVLKFVARNYVESTESK, encoded by the exons GCAAGAGCATCTGGGAGCTGATCATTGAGCAGTTTGAAGACCTGCTGGTCCGAATCCTGCTGCTGGCCGCCTGCATCTCTTTT GTTCTGGCTTGGTTTGAAGAAGGTGAGGAAACCATCACTGCCTTCGTGGAGCCCTTTGTCATCCTCCTGATCCTCATCGCTAATGCTGTGGTCGGAGTTTGGCAG GAGCGTAATGCTGAGGATGCTATCGAGGCTCTCAAGGAGTATGAGCCTGAGATGGGCAAGGTCTACCGTTCTGACAGAAAGAGTGTGCAGAGGATCAAGGCCAGAGAAATCGTCCCTGGAGACATCGTGGAGGTGTCTG TTGGTGACAAAGTTCCCGCTGACATCAGGATTGTTTCCATCAAGTCCACCACCCTGCGTGTTGACCAGTCCATCCTCACTG GTGAGTCCGTCAGTGTGATCAAGCACACAGAGTCTGTGCCCGACCCCAGAGCTGTCAACCAGGACAAGAAGAACATGCTTTTCTCT GGCACCAACATCGCTGCTGGCAAGGCCATCGGTGTGGCCATTGCCACCGGAGTTTCCACTGAGATCGGCAAGATCCGTGACCAGATGGCCGCCACCGAGCAGGAGAAGACCCCTCTGCAGGCCAAGCTGGATGAGTTTGGCGAGCAGCTGTCCAAGGTCATCTCTCTGATCTGCGTCGCCGTGTGGGCTATTAACATCGGCCACTTCAACGACCCTGTCCACGGAGGCTCATGGATCCGTGGTGCTGTCTACTACTTCAAGATTGCCGTCGCCCTGGCTGTGGCCGCCATCCCTGAGG GTCTGCCTGCTGTCATCACCACCTGCCTGGCCCTTGGTACCCGCCGTATGGCCAAGAAGAACGCCATCGTCAGAAGTCTGCCCTCTGTGGAGACCCTGGGCTGCACATCTGTCATCTGCTCCGACAAAACCGGTACCCTGACCACCAACCAGATGTGTGTGACCAAG ATGTTCATTGTCAAGAACGTCGAGGGCAGCCATGTTGACCTTGATGCCTTTGATATCTCTGGCTCCAAGTACACCCCTGAGGGCGAGGT TTCCCAGAGTGGTGCAAGGACCAACTGCAGCTCCTACGACGGCCTTGTTGAGCTCGCCACCATCTGCGCCCTGTGCAACGACTCCTCTCTGGACTACAACGAG GCTAAGAAGATCTATGAGAAGGTTGGTGAGGCTACTGAGACCGCCCTGTCCTGCCTGGTTGAGAAGATGAACGTGTTCAACACCAACGTGAAGAACCTGTCCAGAATTGAGAGGGCCAATGCTTGCTGCTCC GTTGTCAAGCAGCTGATGAAGAAGAACTTCACCCTTGAGTTCTCCCGTGACAGGAAGTCCATGTCTGTGTACTGCACTCCCACCAAGGGTGACGGTGGCGCCAAGATGTTCATAAAG GGTGCCCCTGAGGGTGTGATTGAAAGGTGCACATATGTACGCGTGGGCACCACCCGCGTCCCCCTGACCAACGCCATCAAGGAGAAGATCATGGCCGTCATCAGGGACTGGGGTACCGGCCGTGACACCCTGCGTTgtctggctctggccacccgcgaCACCCCTCTGAAGCCAGAAGAGATGAACCTGGAGGACTCCACCAAGTTTGCCGATTATGAG ACTGACCTGACCTTTGTTGGCTGCGTGGGCATGCTGGATCCCCCTCGTAAAGAGGTGACTGGCTCCATCGAGCTGTGCAAAGCTGCCGGAATCCGTGTAATTATGATCACTG GTGACAACAAGGGAACCGCCATCGCCATCTGCCGCCGTATTGGCATCTTCAAGGAGGATGAGGATGTTGCTGACAAGGCCTACACTGGACGTGAATTTGATGACCTGCCTAGCCACGAGCAGTCCGAGGCTGTCCGTAGAGCTTGCTGCTTTGCCCGCGTGGAGCCATCCCACAAGTCCAAGATTGTTGAGTTCCTGCAGGGTTATGATGACATTACTGCCATG ACCGGTGATGGTGTGAACGATGCCCCCGCCCTGAAGAAGGCCGAGATTGGCATCGCCATGGGCTCTGGCACTGCCGTTGCCAAGTCTGCCTCTGAGATGGTCCTGGCTGACGACAACTTCTCTTCCATTGTGGCTGCTGTTGAGGAGGGCAGAGCTATCTACAACAACATGAAGCAATTCATCCGCTACCTCATCTCCTCCAATGTTGGTGAGGTTGTCTG TATCTTCTTGACCGCCGCTCTGGGTCTGCCCGAGGCTCTGATCCCCGTGCAGCTGCTGTGGGTCAACCTGGTGACTGATGGTCTGCCTGCCACCGCTCTGGGCTTCAACCCCCCTGATCTGGACATCATGGGCAAGCCCCCACGTTCTCCCAAGGAGCCCCTGATCTCTGGCTGGCTCTTCTTCAGATACATGGCCATCGGTG GGTACGTCGGTGCTGCCACTGTTGGTGGAGCTGCCTGGTGGTTCCTGTACGACCCCACTGGTCCCATGGTCACCTACCACCAGCTG TCCCACTTCATGCAGTGCCATGATGAGAACGAGGACTTCACTGGCATTGAATGCGAAATCTTTGAGGCTGCTCCTCCCATGACCATGGCTCTGTCCGTGCTGGTCACCATTGAGATGTGCAATGCTCTCAACAG TTTGTCTGAGAACCAGTCCCTGATCCGCATGCCCCCATGGAGCAACTTCTGGCTGCTCTCCGCCATGACCCTGTCCATGTCCCTGCACTTCATGATCATCTATGTTGACCCTCTGCCC ATGATCTTCAAGTTGACCCATCTGACTGTGGAACAGTGGATGGTTGTGCTCAAACTCTCCTTCCCCGTCATCCTTATTGACGAGGTGTTGAAGTTTGTCGCCCGTAACTATGTTGAGA GTACAGAGTCTAAGTAG
- the LOC129173031 gene encoding sulfotransferase 1B1-like codes for MPFLENLARIGIPSGLVLQKTMDPPRVIKTHLQFHLIPRSFWQNKCKVIYVARNAKDNLVSYFHFNHMNLTHPEPGPWEGYIQKFMCGQVPWGSWYDHVKGYWQEREKKNILFLFYEDMKENPRREIERIMRYLDLSLSDDVISRTFSRNYTFIPQPVFDHSRSTFMRKGVVGDWKNHFTPE; via the exons ATGCCTTTCCTTGAGAATTTAGCTCGAATCGGAATCCCCTCAG GTCTTGTTCTCCAGAAGACAATGGATCCTCCAAGAgttattaaaacacatttgcagTTTCATCTCATTCCACGGAGCTTTTGGCAGAACAAATGCAAA GTGATCTACGTGGCTCGCAATGCTAAGGACAACCTAGTGAGCTACTTCCACTTTAATCACATGAATCTCACCCACCCCGAACCTGGACCCTGGGAGGGCTACATCCAAAAGTTCATGTGTGGACAGG TGCCATGGGGCTCCTGGTATGATCATGTCAAAGGTTACTGGCAGGAGCGAGAAAAGAAGAACATTCTTTTCCTCTTCTATGAAGACATGAAGGAG AATCCCCGTCGTGAAATAGAGCGCATTATGAGGTACCTGGACTTGTCGCTctctgatgatgtcatcagccgcACCTTCAGCCGCAACTACACCTTCATTCCCCAACCAGTTTTTGACCATTCCCGCTCTACCTTTATGAGAAAAG GTGTAGTTGGTGACTGGAAAAACCACTTTACGCCCGAGTAG
- the LOC129173015 gene encoding sulfotransferase 1 family member D1-like: MSENQELKRHCLLVPVKGVLLTEHVANNYKGVSAFCPDPLDLLIATYPKAGTTWVLEIVDLLLHNGDSKTCKRAPIPVRIPFLENTARQGIPSGLDLLKAMDPPRVIKTHLQFHLIPKGFWENKCKVIYVARNAKDNLVSYFHFHKMNLAHPEPGPWEGYIQKFMNGQVPWGSWYDHVKGYWEEREKRNILYLFYEDMKENPRREVERIMRYLDLSLSDDVISRIVELTSFEIMKENPMTNYTFLSKPIFDHSLSTFMRKGEVGDWKNHFTPEQAAEFDEDFEKKMKHVNIPFRTHL, encoded by the exons ATGTCAGAGAACCAAGAGCTCAAACGTCACTGTCTACTGGTTCCGGTAAAAGGGGTTCTCCTTACGGAACACGTCGCCAACAACTACAAAGGGGTCTCGGCTTTCTGTCCTGATCCTTTAGACTTGCTCATTGCCACCTATCCGAAAGCAG GGACCACATGGGTCCTGGAGATAGTGGATCTGCTTCTTCACAACGGGGATAGTAAGACCTGCAAAAGAGCTCCCATTCCCGTCCGAATACCTTTCCTGGAGAATACCGCTCGACAAGGAATCCCCTCGG GTCTTGATCTCCTGAAGGCAATGGACCCTCCAAGAgttattaaaacacatttgcagTTTCATCTAATTCCAAAAGGCTTTTGGGAAAACAAATGCAAA GTGATCTACGTGGCTCGCAATGCTAAGGACAACCTGGTGAGCTACTtccattttcataaaatgaatCTTGCCCACCCTGAGCCTGGACCCTGGGAGGGCTACATCCAAAAGTTCATGAATGGACAGG TGCCATGGGGCTCCTGGTATGATCATGTCAAAGGCTACTGGGAGGAGCGAGAAAAGAGAAACATCCTTTATCTCTTCTATGAAGACATGAAAGAG AATCCTCGGCGTGAGGTGGAGCGCATCATGAGGTACCTGGACTTGTCGCTctctgatgatgtcatcagccgcATTGTGGAGCTGACGTCCTTCGAGATCATGAAGGAGAACCCAATGACCAACTACACTTTCTTGTCCAAGCCCATTTTTGACCATTCCCTCTCCACCTTCATGAGAAAAG GAGAAGTCGGAGATTGGAAGAACCATTTTACGCCAGAGCAGGCAGCAGAGTTTGATGAGGACTTTGAGAAGAAAATGAAGCATGTCAACATACCATTCAGAACACACCTGTAA